The Candidatus Goldiibacteriota bacterium genome includes a window with the following:
- a CDS encoding type II secretion system protein — MLTKKGGYAYIMVLLIAASVCLAASAMEAVIFSRDAAIQKEKELIFRGMEYKKALKSFYDAGKGRKELPYNLEDLLMDPRYPDKKHIRRLYKEPVNNGEWGLLLDSGGRIAGVASKSKKKPMKQKGFPEELKSFEDAKSYDEWVFFYDK; from the coding sequence ATGCTGACTAAAAAAGGCGGTTACGCCTATATAATGGTGCTTTTAATTGCAGCTTCTGTATGCCTTGCGGCGTCGGCCATGGAAGCGGTTATATTCAGCAGGGACGCGGCAATACAAAAAGAAAAAGAACTTATTTTCAGGGGCATGGAATATAAAAAAGCGTTAAAAAGTTTCTATGATGCCGGAAAAGGCAGAAAAGAGCTTCCATATAACCTTGAAGACCTTTTAATGGATCCAAGATACCCGGATAAAAAACACATAAGGCGTCTGTATAAAGAGCCTGTTAATAATGGGGAGTGGGGATTGCTGCTGGACTCCGGAGGCAGGATTGCGGGTGTTGCGTCAAAATCAAAAAAGAAACCTATGAAGCAAAAAGGTTTTCCTGAAGAGTTAAAATCATTTGAAGACGCAAAAAGTTACGATGAATGGGTGTTTTTTTACGATAAGTAA
- a CDS encoding type II secretion system protein, whose protein sequence is MSKGRHPGLLLNKKRGFTLIEILVALGILSVLMAVAVPYAQMSLKRAKEAELTASLRVIRTAIDGFYKDYKEGKISKMCDCASEFGYPKNLLVLVEGVSTGDAVEKKLKYLRRIPANPFERQDIPAHEQWGLRSYADSWDSWSWSGEDVYDVFAKTDRKAIDGSDYASW, encoded by the coding sequence ATGTCCAAAGGTCGGCATCCAGGCTTGTTGTTAAATAAAAAAAGGGGATTCACGCTTATAGAAATACTTGTGGCGCTGGGAATACTTTCGGTATTAATGGCGGTGGCTGTGCCTTACGCCCAGATGTCCTTAAAGCGGGCAAAAGAGGCGGAACTTACGGCTTCGCTTCGTGTTATCAGGACTGCAATAGACGGTTTTTATAAAGATTATAAAGAAGGTAAAATAAGCAAAATGTGTGACTGCGCAAGTGAGTTCGGCTATCCAAAAAACCTGCTGGTACTTGTTGAAGGCGTATCAACAGGGGATGCGGTGGAAAAAAAATTAAAATACTTAAGACGTATACCGGCAAATCCATTTGAACGGCAGGATATCCCCGCCCATGAACAGTGGGGGTTAAGGTCATACGCGGATTCGTGGGATTCCTGGTCATGGAGCGGAGAGGATGTATATGATGTATTTGCAAAAACAGACAGAAAAGCCATAGACGGGTCAGATTATGCGTCTTGGTAA
- a CDS encoding prepilin-type N-terminal cleavage/methylation domain-containing protein — MRLGKKNSGFTLIELLIVLAIIALLAGLVVPSTVSSLVRGKEAALKQDLFVLRKAIDEFFSDNGRYPEDLSELVTVKYIKKIPKDPFTEKTDSWVLIKDYAEDGNYGVSDVKSGAEGASSDGENYSDW, encoded by the coding sequence ATGCGTCTTGGTAAAAAAAACAGCGGCTTTACACTTATAGAACTGCTGATAGTGCTTGCCATTATAGCGCTTCTTGCGGGGCTTGTTGTCCCGTCAACGGTATCATCGCTTGTCAGGGGAAAAGAGGCCGCGTTAAAACAGGACCTTTTTGTATTAAGAAAAGCGATAGATGAATTTTTTTCTGATAACGGCAGGTATCCGGAAGATTTAAGCGAACTTGTCACGGTTAAATACATTAAAAAGATTCCAAAAGACCCGTTTACGGAAAAAACTGATTCATGGGTTCTTATAAAGGATTACGCGGAAGACGGAAACTACGGCGTGTCGGACGTTAAAAGCGGTGCCGAAGGCGCGTCATCTGACGGCGAAAATTATTCCGACTGGTAA
- the gspG gene encoding type II secretion system major pseudopilin GspG has protein sequence MLRKQKGFTLIELLVVLGIVAMLASLVGPSVFKRLAPAKRDVAKAQIENFSSALDTFYVDNGRFPAANEGLNALVVKPASLNKWNGPYIKKGVPKDPWGNDYIYRVPGRMGSYEVISTGADGIEGGEKENADIDSFSNAD, from the coding sequence ATGTTAAGGAAACAGAAAGGTTTTACCTTAATTGAACTTCTTGTGGTACTTGGTATTGTTGCCATGCTGGCATCGCTTGTGGGACCGTCTGTCTTTAAAAGGCTGGCGCCGGCAAAGCGTGATGTGGCAAAAGCGCAGATAGAAAATTTTTCTTCGGCGCTGGATACTTTTTACGTGGATAACGGCAGGTTTCCGGCCGCTAACGAAGGTTTAAACGCGCTTGTAGTAAAACCGGCATCGCTTAATAAATGGAACGGGCCGTATATTAAAAAGGGAGTGCCAAAAGACCCATGGGGAAATGATTACATATACAGGGTTCCGGGCAGAATGGGAAGTTATGAAGTAATATCAACCGGTGCCGATGGAATAGAAGGCGGGGAGAAAGAAAACGCTGATATTGACAGTTTCAGTAATGCTGACTAA